The proteins below come from a single Parageobacillus thermoglucosidasius genomic window:
- a CDS encoding PocR ligand-binding domain-containing protein, with protein MKLEEIIDIEFLQKVQDAFAKATGLAAITVDYRGNPITKYSNFSKFCNIVRKDPNLMAQCFKCDAFGGLEAARIGHFYVYHCHCGLVDFAVPIIVQGQYLGSMLVGQARMDEKDNEKLDYIVKESPDWKENHELIKEYEKIPIISYEKITAAAEMMFYVINHIFEREIMKYVHEELHKKNQQLINQMKVSAELEKALLNKQIQSLHLLLNPYFLFNTMNTLTCLSIIEEAPKTQEAILTLFEMLKYIITNNQNLVQLKEELAFIEKYLLLQKLRFNDRLRVMIDIPKEFESITIPPFLLQAIIDNAVIHGIEPKDGNGNISVKGYSLSRDYVFVVSDDGVGMAKEKMDRIFEDNSKNNGGKWLKGMGLNYVNSVLISLYGDEYKLSISQNSQGGITVRMRIPKN; from the coding sequence ATTTTTCTAAATTTTGTAATATTGTTCGGAAAGACCCTAACCTTATGGCACAATGTTTTAAATGTGATGCCTTTGGCGGATTAGAAGCAGCGAGAATTGGTCATTTTTATGTGTATCATTGTCATTGCGGGTTGGTTGATTTTGCCGTGCCTATTATTGTACAAGGGCAATATTTAGGTTCTATGCTCGTTGGGCAGGCGAGGATGGATGAAAAAGATAATGAAAAGCTGGATTATATTGTGAAAGAGTCGCCGGATTGGAAAGAAAACCATGAATTAATAAAAGAGTATGAGAAAATCCCTATTATATCCTATGAAAAAATCACCGCTGCTGCAGAAATGATGTTTTATGTAATCAATCATATATTTGAAAGAGAAATTATGAAATATGTTCATGAAGAATTACATAAGAAAAATCAGCAATTAATTAATCAGATGAAAGTTAGTGCCGAATTAGAAAAAGCGCTGTTGAATAAACAAATTCAATCGCTCCATCTCCTTCTAAATCCCTACTTTTTATTTAATACAATGAATACTTTAACGTGTTTATCGATCATTGAGGAGGCGCCAAAAACACAAGAGGCGATATTAACTTTATTTGAAATGTTAAAATATATCATCACCAACAATCAAAATCTTGTCCAGTTAAAAGAGGAATTAGCGTTTATTGAGAAGTATTTGCTGCTTCAAAAGCTAAGATTCAATGATCGATTACGAGTAATGATCGACATCCCCAAAGAGTTTGAATCCATAACAATTCCCCCTTTTCTTTTGCAAGCAATCATTGATAATGCGGTTATTCATGGCATTGAACCAAAAGACGGAAATGGCAATATAAGTGTGAAAGGCTATTCACTAAGCCGAGATTATGTATTTGTCGTTTCAGATGATGGTGTTGGAATGGCAAAGGAAAAAATGGATCGCATTTTTGAAGATAATAGTAAAAATAATGGTGGAAAATGGTTAAAGGGAATGGGATTAAATTATGTCAATTCCGTTTTAATATCACTGTATGGCGATGAATATAAATTATCCATATCGCAAAATTCACAGGGCGGCATAACGGTAAGGATGAGAATTCCGAAAAACTAG
- a CDS encoding helix-turn-helix domain-containing protein → MLKILLVDDEYLVREAFKVILKKMKETVVIGEASSGKKAMELFCKTQPDITFLDINIPGTDVFDLIEFMKGIYHKNSIILLSGYDLFGSEILQRALEMGADEILMKPSHQEDVIALIRRYMTFNEKENDKFDSMLDGITAKNSIQDGKVIQSALNYIEENYQNGITLEEVAEHVHISPFYLSKLFKKELKMNFVSYVTEKKMQKAKELLENTDLPVIHIALELNYQEPNYFSKVFKKVVGITPSEYRKRSKKGLSKKKHNSVLNGNWLI, encoded by the coding sequence GTGTTAAAAATATTACTAGTTGATGATGAATATCTTGTCCGGGAAGCTTTTAAAGTAATTTTAAAAAAAATGAAAGAGACAGTGGTCATCGGAGAGGCGTCTTCTGGAAAAAAGGCGATGGAATTATTTTGCAAAACACAACCGGATATAACCTTTCTGGATATTAATATTCCGGGGACAGATGTTTTTGATTTAATTGAGTTTATGAAAGGCATTTATCATAAAAATTCGATTATTTTATTATCTGGGTATGATTTATTTGGTTCTGAAATTCTGCAACGCGCACTAGAAATGGGAGCCGATGAAATTCTTATGAAACCTTCCCATCAAGAAGATGTTATTGCGCTCATCCGGCGTTATATGACATTCAACGAGAAAGAAAACGATAAATTTGATAGTATGTTAGATGGGATTACTGCTAAAAATTCAATTCAAGACGGAAAAGTGATTCAATCAGCATTAAATTATATAGAAGAAAATTATCAAAACGGGATCACACTCGAGGAAGTGGCAGAACATGTTCACATAAGTCCTTTTTATCTTAGTAAGCTGTTTAAAAAAGAATTAAAGATGAATTTTGTTAGTTATGTAACAGAAAAGAAAATGCAAAAAGCTAAAGAGCTTCTAGAAAATACAGATTTACCAGTCATCCATATTGCTTTAGAATTGAATTATCAAGAACCTAATTACTTTAGTAAAGTCTTTAAAAAAGTGGTGGGCATCACCCCATCGGAATACAGAAAAAGAAGCAAAAAGGGACTTTCTAAAAAAAAGCATAATAGCGTTCTCAATGGAAATTGGCTTATATAA